One window of the Halobacillus litoralis genome contains the following:
- the zupT gene encoding zinc transporter ZupT: MENLLLAFGLTLFAGLATGIGSVLAFFTSTTNTRFLSLALGFSAGVMIYVSMIEIFFKAQESLVHALGNEQGHWVTVAAFFGGMVVIALIDKWIPKAGNPHEVKKVEDMTKGNAGVKDPDLLKMGTFTALAIAIHNFPEGIATFTAALNDPTLGIAIAAAIAIHNIPEGIAVSVPVYFATGDKKKAFKLSFLSGLSEPVGAILAYLLLMPFLNETMFGILFAGVAGIMVFISLDELLPASRRYGEAHLSIYGVVAGMAVMALSLLLFI; encoded by the coding sequence ATGGAAAATTTACTACTGGCTTTCGGGCTGACGCTCTTTGCAGGGTTAGCCACTGGGATCGGGAGTGTGCTGGCGTTCTTTACGTCCACGACGAATACAAGGTTTCTTTCCCTGGCACTCGGATTCTCTGCAGGAGTGATGATTTATGTGTCGATGATTGAGATCTTTTTCAAAGCCCAAGAATCTCTCGTCCATGCATTAGGAAATGAACAAGGGCATTGGGTTACTGTGGCTGCTTTCTTTGGTGGGATGGTCGTCATCGCACTTATCGATAAATGGATACCAAAAGCAGGAAACCCACATGAAGTGAAAAAAGTCGAGGATATGACAAAGGGGAATGCCGGGGTAAAAGATCCTGACCTGTTGAAAATGGGTACATTCACAGCCCTCGCGATTGCAATTCATAACTTTCCGGAAGGGATTGCAACGTTTACCGCTGCTTTGAATGACCCAACGCTTGGGATCGCCATTGCTGCTGCCATTGCTATTCATAATATCCCGGAAGGAATTGCCGTCTCGGTTCCTGTCTATTTTGCTACAGGGGATAAGAAAAAAGCGTTTAAACTGTCCTTTCTGAGTGGATTGTCAGAGCCGGTGGGCGCGATTCTTGCGTACTTATTGTTAATGCCATTCTTGAATGAAACGATGTTTGGAATTCTTTTCGCTGGTGTCGCTGGAATCATGGTATTCATTTCATTGGATGAGTTGCTTCCGGCTTCCAGGAGGTATGGAGAAGCGCATTTATCCATTTATGGGGTCGTCGCCGGTATGGCGGTCATGGCACTGAGTCTATTGCTTTTCATTTAG
- a CDS encoding YgjP-like metallopeptidase domain-containing protein, producing the protein MPAITYGKTNITYQLERKYDVSYIKIYLDDLNGVHVTAAKQKSEDRIEAFIRKKALWIKQKWQETHSDLYHIDQLTLDDEQRISYLGRSYQLFSEPISNEDEPSFRFQKSKFYYHYPKVLSKDEAQRLLIQKAKIWFREKSEQKLPTLTDHDIEIEEDSIRLGIKESDLIHLNWRIVQQPKDTIKQTIRDLWEEKTC; encoded by the coding sequence ATGCCAGCAATTACATACGGAAAAACAAATATTACTTACCAACTTGAGCGGAAATATGATGTTTCTTATATCAAAATATATTTGGATGATTTGAACGGAGTGCACGTAACAGCTGCCAAACAGAAATCTGAGGATCGAATTGAAGCTTTCATTCGGAAAAAAGCGTTATGGATCAAACAAAAATGGCAGGAAACCCATTCTGACCTTTATCACATCGATCAATTGACACTGGACGATGAACAGAGAATCTCTTATCTAGGCCGTTCTTACCAACTGTTTTCAGAACCAATTTCAAACGAGGATGAACCTTCCTTCCGCTTTCAAAAAAGTAAATTCTATTATCATTACCCTAAAGTCCTTTCGAAAGATGAAGCACAGCGGCTGCTCATCCAAAAGGCGAAAATCTGGTTCCGGGAAAAATCGGAACAAAAACTGCCCACTTTGACTGACCACGACATAGAAATCGAAGAAGACAGCATAAGGCTGGGGATAAAAGAATCAGACCTCATCCACCTCAACTGGCGGATCGTCCAACAACCGAAGGACACCATCAAACAGACCATCCGGGACTTATGGGAAGAAAAAACGTGCTGA